The sequence below is a genomic window from Nostoc flagelliforme CCNUN1.
GCTCTTGCTTATCGCCCTTCATTCAAGCGCTCGCGTTCAGCGTCTCGTAGAAAGGAAAAAAGAGCGATGCTTCCGGCGGGCGGGTACGCCATCGCACATCAAAAGCACTCTGCTTTCAAGCGAGTAGCAGAAGTAAAAATTAATTTACTTGCTCATTATTCGAGTGCTGCTATTAAAGTATTAGGAACTTGGGAACACAGGGGAAATATTGAATTATATTTCAAACACCGTTATCAAAGCTTTAATCATCCCATAGGGAGTTTAACTGAGTACTATAAATTTAATGCTGAGGATACCGAAATGGTACTGCGTGACCTACAACAAATGCAACCTAAAATACTATCTCAAGATGAAAAAAATATTCTTGAGGAGAATTCTAGTTGCGAGCAAATTGCTGTGTAGTATTCTCATAATCCCGTAGCAAAATCTAATTAATTACCAAATAAAAATAATTATTTTATTGCTATATCTCTAAATACTCTACCACTGATGATAAGGCGACTGCCGACTCTTGATACAGCAGTATTTACCGAGGAGCGATGGCGTAACCGCCCAGCGTAGCTGATCGCAGTGGTCAAGTGCATTACTTGAGACTATGCACTCATAGATTCAGAAGCCAGCAAACCCGACATCTCCAATACTCGCTGTGACCAAGTAGACGCAACAGACGCAATATCTGTAATTTCCATTGATTTGTCCCAAACATTGATCCAGTTTTGTAATAAGTCTTGGAGTTGATTTAATTCAACATTATTTATTTCACTTTTTTGTTGTATTAAAGACACGTACAACAAACTTTCTGACAACAATATTGGAGCTAATTCACGAATTGCACTCTTTTGTGACCAAGAGTTAAGGCGTGCCAGACTAGCTGCCAATTCTCCTAATTGTTGCGCGTGGGATTGACGTAAAAAACTCGCTTCAATTGCACTCCAGTTAGGCATTACAATCCTCCTAGCAATTGCTTGGTAATTTGGCTAACTTGTTCTCGAATTTGGTTAGACTGTATTATCATACTACGGTTATTCTGGCTTGGGCGAATGTTGATGATTGACTCAAACACGATTTCTTGAGTCAAAGGAGACCAATCCACACCCCAAATATCTCGTTGTCTGCTACCGTCTTTGAGTAACTGTTGTTCGCATTCATAATGGCGAACGCCACCACCTGCAAGAATTTTGCGTTCGATGTCTACTGCTATTTTAATGAATACATCCCAAGTTTTCACCATTTCGTCTATTTCTTCACGACTAGCAGGCTCACGGATTATTAAAATCAATTGAATTTAGTCCCAAGTAGCAATCAACAAGATCATTCCATAGATTAGTGAATCACGCCAAACAATTGAACATAACCCAAGTCAGTAATTTTATCTGTGGTGTTGTGGCAAGACATGGAGAATACACTCTTGAAATCGACTACCTTAAGTTACTAAAATACTTTGCAACACAACCGAAGCAGCTACCTCCAGCCTTGGACGATCGCGCCGCCAAAAATGCTACGATTCACCTCGCTGGTGAAGATGCTATAGGGAAAGGCGGGATCAAGGGCACTGCTCTCGTCCAGCGTCCGGATCTGTTCCGGGGTGAGGCGGATGTCCAATGATGCCAGATTGTCATGCAGTTGATCGAGCTTGCTGGCACCCACAATCGGCGAGGTAATGCCAGACTGCGCCAAAACCCAGGCAAGGGCAACCTGCGCCAAGGGGCGATCGACTTCCTCTGCCACGGTTCGCAGGGTATCAAGGACGCGCCAGTTACGATCGGTGAACATCTGGTTCCCGAAAGGATTGGGGCCAATCAGCCGTCCTTGACCGCTCGCCCCCGCCTCCTCGCGCTGGTACTTGCCAGTAGTGCGGCAGTATCCACCTTCCGTCGTTCGATTAGCGCTTTCGGATGTTAAGCGCGTGACCTTTGGTAAATTTGATGGGCTACCCCATCTTGTTGCCCCAGT
It includes:
- a CDS encoding DUF5674 family protein, translated to MILIIREPASREEIDEMVKTWDVFIKIAVDIERKILAGGGVRHYECEQQLLKDGSRQRDIWGVDWSPLTQEIVFESIINIRPSQNNRSMIIQSNQIREQVSQITKQLLGGL
- a CDS encoding aldo/keto reductase is translated as MIGPNPFGNQMFTDRNWRVLDTLRTVAEEVDRPLAQVALAWVLAQSGITSPIVGASKLDQLHDNLASLDIRLTPEQIRTLDESSALDPAFPYSIFTSEVNRSIFGGAIVQGWR